TAAGTCCTCCAAATCTTCTTTCCCTATTTTGATAATCCAAAATAAGTTTATGTAAATTTTCTTTTCTAAAGTCTGGCCAATATATATCAGAAAACCAAAATTCTGAATATGCTATTTCCCACAATAAGAAATTACTAATTCTATATTCGCCACTAGGCCTAACTAATATATCAGGGTCTGGTAATGATTTGGTACTTAAATAATTCCTAATAAAATCTTCGTCAACATCATCTATATCAATTTTTTTATTTTTATAATCTTCAAGTATATTAACAATAGCATTTTTTATGTCATTTCTACTTCCATAATTTAAAGCCAATGTAAGCGTCAGTCCTGTATTATATTTAGTAAGTTCTTTTGATTTTTCAATTTCCTTAATAGCAGTACTAGGTAAATAAGATATATCTCCTATAGTATTAAAAATTACATTATTTTCATGTAATTCTTTTATTTCTTTTTTTAAATATTGCACTAATAAATTCATAAGTGCACTCACTTCATCTTTAGGTCTCTTCCAATTTTCTGTAGAAAAAGCGTATAATGTCAAATACCCAACTCCTAGGCTGCTACATTCTTTAACAATCTCTCTTATAGTTTCAACTCCAGCCTTATGTCCAAACGTTCTAGGTAGAAACCTTTTCTTAGCCCATCGACCATTGCCATCCATTATAATAGCTATATGATTTGGTATATTATTTTTATCTATACAGTTTAATGTATTTTTCTCCATATTTTCCTCCAATCAAATATTTTTCTAACTCCTTATAATAAGGAATTAGAAAAATACGTGACAACAAGTTCTATATAATCATTTGATTTTTTAACATTTATAACTCTAGGACATACTAATAAAGCTTTATCTTTATGTCCTATCGTCTCTTTTATTATATACTTTA
The window above is part of the Tepidibacter aestuarii genome. Proteins encoded here:
- a CDS encoding isoprenyl transferase → MEKNTLNCIDKNNIPNHIAIIMDGNGRWAKKRFLPRTFGHKAGVETIREIVKECSSLGVGYLTLYAFSTENWKRPKDEVSALMNLLVQYLKKEIKELHENNVIFNTIGDISYLPSTAIKEIEKSKELTKYNTGLTLTLALNYGSRNDIKNAIVNILEDYKNKKIDIDDVDEDFIRNYLSTKSLPDPDILVRPSGEYRISNFLLWEIAYSEFWFSDIYWPDFRKENLHKLILDYQNRERRFGGLK